A window from Herbaspirillum sp. meg3 encodes these proteins:
- a CDS encoding AraC family transcriptional regulator: MEVSLPVYASILPIPAFSLPIKFKMRFNPNMENQLNELRALTALAQNHRTETGIPRVAMVQGIIPEHQLAAVYDPMVNLILRGSKTLTVGGRSLHYDPATYFVMSVDLPAAGVVHPAETGEPYLAVSLTLDANIISNLLENLPNTADRMNKAAGFSVAAVTPELLDAWARMLRLMRHPADITALAPVYEREILYRVLQGPMGWMLRDIALPDTALAKVNLSIQQIRRQYAEPLRVEQLANSAAMSASAFHRHFKAVTALSPLQYQKKVRLLQARTLLVSAGYSVTAAAYEVGYQSSTQFSREYSREFGRPPGLDATRITNEIRS, from the coding sequence TTGGAAGTCAGCCTGCCGGTTTACGCCTCAATCCTGCCTATTCCTGCTTTTTCATTGCCAATAAAGTTCAAGATGAGGTTTAATCCCAACATGGAAAATCAGTTGAACGAGCTTCGCGCCCTTACTGCCCTCGCCCAAAACCACCGCACCGAGACCGGTATACCGCGCGTCGCCATGGTTCAGGGCATCATCCCAGAGCATCAGCTGGCAGCCGTCTACGACCCCATGGTCAACTTGATTCTCAGAGGTAGCAAGACCCTGACTGTCGGAGGACGCAGCTTACACTACGACCCAGCAACCTATTTCGTCATGTCCGTGGATTTGCCGGCGGCGGGTGTCGTGCATCCCGCCGAGACAGGCGAGCCTTATCTGGCGGTCAGTTTGACCTTGGATGCCAACATTATTTCGAATTTGCTCGAAAACCTGCCCAATACTGCCGATCGTATGAATAAGGCCGCTGGATTCTCGGTGGCAGCGGTGACACCTGAGCTGCTCGATGCCTGGGCCAGGATGCTCCGTCTCATGCGCCATCCGGCCGACATAACTGCGTTAGCGCCAGTTTATGAACGTGAGATTCTTTATCGGGTATTGCAGGGGCCTATGGGATGGATGTTGCGCGATATTGCGTTGCCGGATACGGCCCTGGCCAAGGTCAACCTGAGCATTCAGCAGATTCGCCGCCAGTATGCGGAGCCGTTGCGCGTGGAACAACTGGCCAACAGTGCGGCCATGAGCGCCTCCGCGTTCCATCGGCATTTCAAAGCTGTGACGGCGTTAAGTCCGTTGCAATATCAAAAGAAAGTACGCTTGCTCCAAGCACGGACCTTGCTCGTGTCGGCGGGCTACAGTGTCACAGCCGCTGCATATGAGGTTGGCTATCAGAGTTCAACGCAGTTCAGCAGGGAGTATTCGCGCGAGTTTGGTCGACCGCCTGGGCTAGACGCCACAAGAATCACAAATGAAATAAGGTCGTAG
- a CDS encoding MFS transporter, producing METEHVGVATAVPVDRKSQARRAAIAATMGNLLEIYDFIAYGIFAVPISKTFFSLQSDTVALILTFATFGVGFIARPVGALVIGAYADRVGRKKGMSLTILLMATGTAVIAFCPGYASIGLAAPVIVVIGRLVQGFSAGGEVGGAVAMLHENAPVGRRGLYAAFQQMSQGCGVLVAGLIGLLLSSVFTPEELFAGAWRLAFVFGLLIAPVGIYIRRTVAETPDFLANAHHRKPPVRSTLMQHYRTIGMGVLIMLFWTIATYISNYFSTYAVRELHLSLQESYIGQIAYGVTMLACCPLAGLMSDRIGRKMPMLFGTLLTAVLAYPLFYLLTQWPTLASLILVQVTIGALLACYASCASGVLGELFPTSIRVTGVAISYAIGVMVFGGFTPAIVTWLIVLTGDKLAIAYYLIAAATLSCIPVLLVRDRHAAD from the coding sequence ATGGAGACTGAACACGTCGGTGTGGCTACGGCCGTTCCGGTCGATAGAAAATCGCAGGCCAGGCGCGCGGCAATTGCCGCCACCATGGGCAACCTGCTGGAGATTTATGATTTCATCGCCTATGGCATCTTTGCCGTGCCGATCTCCAAAACCTTCTTTTCCCTGCAGTCGGACACTGTCGCGTTGATCCTGACCTTCGCGACTTTTGGCGTTGGTTTCATCGCCCGTCCCGTGGGGGCATTGGTCATCGGCGCCTATGCTGACCGGGTTGGGCGCAAGAAGGGCATGAGTCTGACCATCTTGCTCATGGCCACCGGCACGGCGGTTATCGCCTTCTGTCCGGGCTATGCCAGCATCGGCCTGGCGGCGCCGGTGATCGTGGTAATCGGACGGCTGGTGCAGGGATTTTCCGCCGGCGGCGAAGTCGGCGGTGCGGTGGCCATGTTGCATGAAAATGCACCGGTCGGCCGGCGCGGCCTGTACGCGGCCTTCCAGCAAATGTCGCAAGGCTGCGGTGTCCTGGTGGCCGGCCTGATCGGCTTGCTGCTTTCCAGTGTCTTTACTCCGGAGGAACTCTTCGCCGGCGCCTGGCGTCTGGCGTTCGTATTCGGTTTGCTGATCGCCCCGGTGGGCATCTACATTCGCCGCACCGTGGCCGAGACGCCGGACTTCCTGGCCAATGCGCATCACAGGAAACCGCCGGTACGCAGCACGCTGATGCAGCACTACCGGACCATCGGCATGGGCGTGCTGATCATGCTGTTCTGGACGATCGCCACCTACATCTCCAATTACTTCTCCACTTACGCCGTGCGCGAGCTGCATCTGAGCCTGCAGGAAAGCTATATCGGCCAGATCGCCTATGGCGTCACCATGCTGGCGTGCTGTCCGCTGGCGGGGCTCATGAGCGACCGTATCGGCCGCAAGATGCCGATGCTGTTTGGCACCCTGTTGACCGCGGTGCTGGCCTATCCGCTGTTTTATCTGCTGACCCAATGGCCAACCCTGGCTTCGCTGATCTTGGTGCAGGTTACCATCGGTGCCTTGCTGGCCTGCTACGCAAGTTGCGCTTCCGGTGTACTGGGCGAACTGTTTCCCACCAGTATCCGGGTGACGGGCGTGGCGATCTCCTACGCCATTGGGGTCATGGTATTCGGCGGATTTACGCCGGCAATCGTCACCTGGCTTATTGTCCTGACGGGCGACAAGCTGGCCATTGCCTACTACCTGATTGCGGCTGCCACGCTCAGTTGCATTCCGGTTCTGCTGGTGCGCGATCGCCATGCAGCGGATTGA
- a CDS encoding methyl-accepting chemotaxis protein: protein MFNPAKLRLHTKLRIALLSTWLGILLIGAASAYITRAALLEERKAGLVNLVDTASAVLRQFHAQAIAGQLDDAQARRQALQAMSKMTYGSNGYVTLIDDRPVVLTHPTLPKLIGQDMHDYLDARGQPLYRNMVAAGNPGGGGFVEYMVRSPDGQQQLPKITYVQGFAPWHWYVSSGTLLNDINEVVWSRLRILLLALLLIGGVLTWLLNSIFGRVLRSMGGEPDYATHISQEISTGNLTVSVQTRHGGSMLSAMAQMRESLIRIVSASQDCAREMSVMSREIVDGNMNLSARTERQAASLQQTSAAMQTLTQTVRETAENAAHASKFSTQAAHTAQDGGAIVAAVVSNMDGIARSAAQINGFVELIQGIAAQTNILAINAAIEAARAGTHGRGFAVVAQEVRALADRSGHAAQQIKQLIDASKGNIATGVSLVDDAGRIMSAVVESVTRVSQLITSIEQTTDEQKRSIEEVSLAVADINDMAQQNAALVEEAAASSATLASHSGVLMSTMAHFRVAA, encoded by the coding sequence ATGTTCAATCCAGCCAAACTCCGCCTGCACACCAAACTTCGTATCGCGCTGCTGTCGACCTGGCTGGGCATCCTGCTGATCGGTGCCGCCAGTGCCTACATCACGCGAGCCGCGTTACTGGAGGAACGCAAGGCCGGCCTGGTCAACCTGGTTGATACGGCTTCGGCGGTACTCAGGCAATTTCATGCCCAGGCGATCGCCGGTCAGCTGGATGATGCACAAGCCCGGCGCCAGGCCTTGCAAGCCATGTCGAAGATGACATATGGCAGCAACGGCTATGTGACCCTCATCGACGACCGCCCGGTGGTGCTCACCCACCCCACCTTACCCAAGCTGATCGGACAGGACATGCACGACTACCTCGATGCCCGCGGACAGCCGCTGTACCGCAACATGGTCGCCGCCGGCAATCCGGGCGGAGGCGGTTTTGTCGAGTACATGGTGCGCTCACCCGACGGCCAGCAGCAGCTGCCCAAGATTACCTATGTCCAGGGATTTGCGCCCTGGCACTGGTATGTCAGCTCGGGCACCTTGCTCAACGACATCAACGAGGTAGTCTGGTCCCGCCTGCGCATCCTGCTGCTGGCCCTGCTGCTCATCGGCGGCGTGCTGACCTGGCTGCTCAATAGCATCTTCGGCCGCGTGCTGCGCAGCATGGGCGGCGAACCGGACTATGCCACGCATATCTCGCAGGAGATTTCTACCGGCAACCTTACCGTTTCGGTGCAGACCAGGCATGGCGGTAGCATGCTGAGCGCGATGGCCCAGATGCGCGAGTCGCTGATCAGGATCGTCTCTGCATCACAAGACTGCGCACGTGAAATGAGTGTAATGTCACGCGAGATCGTTGACGGCAATATGAATCTGTCGGCCCGCACCGAACGCCAGGCAGCGTCCTTGCAGCAGACCTCGGCAGCCATGCAGACCTTGACCCAGACAGTGCGTGAAACGGCCGAGAATGCCGCCCATGCCTCGAAATTTTCGACACAGGCAGCACACACCGCACAAGATGGCGGCGCCATCGTCGCCGCTGTCGTCAGCAATATGGATGGCATTGCCAGATCGGCGGCGCAAATCAACGGGTTCGTCGAACTGATCCAAGGCATCGCGGCGCAAACCAATATCCTCGCCATCAACGCCGCCATCGAAGCTGCTCGTGCCGGCACTCATGGACGCGGCTTTGCGGTAGTGGCCCAGGAAGTGCGCGCGCTGGCCGACCGTTCCGGCCATGCCGCGCAGCAGATAAAGCAACTGATCGACGCTTCCAAGGGAAATATCGCCACCGGTGTCTCGCTGGTCGATGATGCCGGCCGCATCATGAGCGCGGTGGTCGAATCCGTAACCCGGGTTTCGCAGCTGATCACCTCGATCGAACAAACTACCGATGAGCAGAAACGCAGCATCGAAGAAGTCAGCCTGGCTGTAGCAGACATCAACGACATGGCGCAGCAGAATGCCGCACTGGTGGAGGAAGCCGCCGCCAGCTCCGCCACCCTGGCCAGCCACTCGGGCGTGCTGATGTCCACCATGGCGCATTTCCGGGTAGCGGCCTGA
- a CDS encoding alpha/beta hydrolase, translating to MRFIHTTILGFFFCTSLAHLAGASEVDVVNSPVPVVLHDRLSVQTASGAGDVPIRVSRNWKLEQPDITRAVIIIHGWPRRDIDADEDLQQRAGSLATDTLFVTPQFLTDVDVEAHHLSPTTLRWRERDWLQGYDARWPTPISAFSVIDQIFTRLADRRIFPHLKDVVLAGHSAGGQFVQRYAVVGHASQEIVASHIHVRYVVANPAAYLYFDDRRPQADGSFAAVSARCPTAGTWNNGLSARLPAYVRQPVEPAMLEKHYLQRDVVYLLGTADNDPNADAVGQSCTYKSQGATRLERGHAYFRYVTAAAEAAHLPQRHRLFEVPGVAHRTFAMYHSTCGLAAVFGKSDCEDALH from the coding sequence ATGCGCTTCATTCATACCACGATATTAGGATTTTTCTTCTGCACATCTTTGGCTCACCTTGCCGGCGCGTCCGAAGTCGACGTTGTTAACAGCCCGGTACCGGTGGTGCTACATGACCGTCTGAGCGTACAAACGGCAAGCGGCGCAGGCGATGTGCCAATACGTGTCTCACGTAATTGGAAACTTGAGCAGCCCGACATTACGAGAGCCGTTATCATCATTCATGGCTGGCCGCGTCGCGACATTGACGCAGACGAAGATCTGCAACAGCGTGCCGGCTCCTTGGCCACAGATACGCTCTTCGTCACGCCTCAATTCCTGACGGATGTTGATGTCGAGGCGCATCACCTCTCTCCGACGACATTGCGCTGGCGAGAACGCGACTGGCTGCAGGGCTACGACGCCAGATGGCCTACCCCAATCAGCGCGTTTTCAGTGATAGACCAGATTTTTACGCGGCTTGCGGACCGAAGGATTTTTCCTCATCTGAAAGATGTTGTGTTGGCGGGCCACTCTGCTGGAGGTCAGTTCGTGCAGCGCTATGCGGTGGTAGGTCATGCCTCGCAGGAGATCGTCGCTTCCCACATCCATGTCCGTTACGTCGTTGCCAATCCAGCTGCCTATCTGTACTTCGACGACAGGCGACCGCAGGCGGACGGCAGCTTTGCTGCTGTGAGCGCTCGTTGCCCCACTGCCGGAACATGGAACAATGGTCTCTCCGCCAGACTGCCTGCTTACGTGCGGCAACCAGTGGAGCCGGCCATGCTTGAAAAACACTATTTGCAGCGTGACGTCGTCTACTTGCTCGGCACCGCTGACAATGATCCCAACGCAGACGCTGTCGGTCAGTCCTGCACGTATAAAAGCCAGGGCGCAACACGCCTGGAACGCGGGCATGCATACTTCCGCTACGTGACGGCTGCAGCCGAAGCTGCTCATCTGCCACAACGGCATCGTTTGTTCGAAGTGCCAGGTGTGGCGCATCGCACATTCGCCATGTATCACTCGACGTGCGGCCTGGCAGCGGTGTTCGGCAAATCCGATTGTGAAGACGCGCTGCATTAA
- a CDS encoding sensor domain-containing diguanylate cyclase: MPRSKNSSVSSLAFAFVGIVLLIIVGLEVWKALQERDLQLKETSASVNNVAFALAQHANETLKEADIVLVGVLERLQHDGVGPATIERTHKILAIRAKGLTQLNGIFVYDENGNWIVTSQDKLETKFNNSDREYFRYHRSHEDTGPYIGLPIQSRSTGRWILTISRRVSKPDGSFGGVALATLDISYFKKFYENFYVGTSGAIVLGHMNGTMLLRRPLLADSIGKDMANASVYRDFVSKTFNGNALIKSAQDGVVRINSFRRLDDYPLFVAVAMSRAEVLADWRTDTLFRGGVVFLLMSGLIFIGRKLGAQIQRRESAEYQSRIARLEIEDLNRSLEQLAMQDGLTGLANRRHFDHMLAIELARSVRDQVPMSLLMLDVDHFKLYNDNYGHLRGDECLKKIAEALRASLQRPSDLAARYGGEEFAVILPNCGAEGALSVAERIRFEVHQLELEHRSNPKRVVTVSLGVSTFECPSKMTLPSDLIEAADGALYESKHKGRDQVTSFVSLPSNAVSCNA; this comes from the coding sequence ATGCCCAGATCGAAGAATTCATCTGTTTCCTCGCTAGCTTTCGCTTTTGTCGGCATAGTGCTGCTGATAATAGTGGGCCTTGAAGTTTGGAAGGCGCTCCAAGAGCGAGATTTACAACTGAAAGAGACCTCGGCATCGGTGAATAACGTTGCATTTGCGTTAGCGCAGCATGCGAATGAGACACTCAAGGAAGCTGACATTGTATTGGTGGGCGTCTTGGAGCGTCTGCAACATGACGGCGTTGGCCCAGCTACGATAGAACGTACGCACAAGATTCTGGCAATTAGAGCCAAAGGGCTTACGCAGCTAAATGGGATATTTGTCTACGACGAAAATGGCAACTGGATAGTGACCTCGCAAGACAAATTGGAAACCAAGTTCAACAATTCCGACCGGGAATACTTTCGCTATCACCGTAGTCATGAGGACACGGGTCCTTACATTGGGTTGCCAATCCAAAGTCGTTCAACTGGGCGTTGGATATTGACGATCAGTCGAAGAGTGTCTAAGCCAGATGGTAGCTTCGGCGGAGTCGCACTTGCTACCTTGGATATTAGCTATTTCAAAAAATTCTATGAGAATTTTTACGTTGGCACTTCGGGGGCAATTGTACTGGGACACATGAACGGGACAATGCTATTGCGTAGGCCTTTACTTGCAGATTCAATCGGCAAAGATATGGCTAATGCATCCGTTTACCGAGACTTTGTTTCGAAGACGTTCAACGGAAATGCGTTGATTAAGTCTGCTCAAGATGGCGTGGTGCGTATAAATAGTTTTCGACGCCTCGACGACTATCCTTTATTTGTGGCTGTGGCAATGTCCCGGGCAGAGGTGTTGGCCGACTGGCGTACCGACACTCTCTTCCGCGGTGGTGTGGTATTCCTATTAATGAGTGGCCTCATATTTATCGGACGAAAACTAGGTGCACAGATACAACGCCGTGAAAGCGCAGAGTACCAATCACGCATTGCGCGTCTTGAGATAGAAGACCTCAATAGATCGTTAGAACAGCTCGCAATGCAAGACGGTCTGACTGGTTTGGCCAATCGTCGTCACTTTGACCATATGCTTGCAATAGAGCTCGCGCGATCTGTACGCGATCAAGTGCCTATGTCTCTTTTAATGCTAGACGTCGATCACTTCAAACTTTACAACGACAACTATGGCCATCTCAGGGGCGACGAATGTTTAAAAAAGATAGCTGAAGCACTACGCGCGTCCTTACAACGGCCTTCGGATCTTGCTGCACGATACGGTGGCGAGGAATTTGCGGTTATCTTGCCTAACTGCGGTGCAGAAGGTGCACTATCGGTCGCCGAACGCATTCGTTTTGAAGTACATCAGCTTGAACTTGAGCATCGATCCAATCCCAAAAGAGTGGTAACGGTTAGCCTTGGAGTCAGTACATTTGAATGTCCATCAAAAATGACGCTCCCTTCTGATCTAATTGAGGCAGCTGACGGGGCACTTTATGAGAGCAAGCACAAAGGACGTGACCAAGTAACATCGTTCGTTTCTCTGCCTTCAAATGCCGTCAGCTGCAACGCTTGA
- a CDS encoding LysR family transcriptional regulator, which produces MEIRHLRYFSAVAHHGSVAEASRRLNIAQPALSRQIMDLEEELKASLFVRGARGVTLTAAGQQFHKDAERLLQELEEAKERVSRITSGQLGSLRIGMTPNYTWHPALLKPLQKFRQSNPSVTLLLEPSMSARQLEDIQTGKLEGGFLAWRSDEDAHLQGFTMFRNRLLLAIPASSPMAKKPPARLKDLRDEPCIWFPRTRSPRYYDFLIHQCLMAGFSPKLVQLGSDVSTILGLVAAGMGYSIVSDASRFNCPRDVVLFEHPDLSSSYDVEFVWSDESRSPTLENFISFLRKYTME; this is translated from the coding sequence ATGGAAATTCGTCACCTTCGCTATTTCTCGGCCGTGGCCCATCACGGCAGTGTGGCCGAAGCCTCGCGCCGCCTGAACATCGCCCAGCCAGCATTGAGCCGGCAGATCATGGACCTGGAGGAGGAACTGAAGGCCTCGCTGTTTGTGCGCGGCGCCCGCGGCGTCACGCTCACGGCCGCCGGCCAGCAGTTCCACAAGGATGCCGAACGCCTGCTGCAGGAACTGGAAGAAGCAAAGGAGCGCGTCTCCCGCATCACCTCCGGCCAGTTGGGCTCGCTGCGCATCGGCATGACGCCCAACTACACCTGGCATCCGGCACTGCTCAAGCCCTTGCAGAAGTTTCGCCAGTCCAATCCCAGTGTCACCCTGCTGCTGGAACCATCGATGTCAGCCAGGCAGCTGGAGGACATCCAGACGGGTAAGCTGGAGGGTGGCTTTCTGGCCTGGCGCAGCGATGAAGATGCCCATCTGCAAGGCTTCACGATGTTTCGCAATCGCCTGCTGCTGGCCATTCCAGCCAGCAGCCCCATGGCCAAAAAACCGCCGGCGCGGCTCAAGGATTTGCGCGACGAGCCCTGCATCTGGTTCCCGCGTACACGCTCGCCGCGCTATTACGATTTCCTGATCCATCAATGCCTGATGGCCGGCTTTTCCCCCAAGCTGGTGCAGCTGGGCAGCGATGTCTCCACCATCCTTGGCCTGGTTGCGGCGGGCATGGGCTACTCCATCGTCTCGGATGCCTCTCGCTTCAACTGCCCGCGTGACGTGGTGCTGTTTGAGCACCCGGATCTGTCGTCTTCCTATGACGTCGAGTTCGTCTGGAGCGACGAGAGTCGCTCTCCAACGCTGGAAAATTTCATCAGCTTCCTACGGAAATACACGATGGAGTAG
- a CDS encoding VOC family protein, which translates to MLDHVFLSVSDIDRSIAFYTAVLAPLGITNRHDYDGKDGPPGHPDLKGFGANGRMFFWLREGLVAGGAAHIGFVARSQEAVNAAYSAAIAAGAIDKGAPSARAYYDPRYYAANVLDPDGYSLEFVYKSWQHGDQ; encoded by the coding sequence ATGCTGGACCACGTATTTCTATCGGTAAGCGACATCGACCGCTCAATTGCCTTTTACACTGCGGTGCTGGCGCCGCTGGGCATCACCAATCGACATGACTACGACGGCAAGGATGGCCCGCCGGGACACCCGGACCTGAAAGGTTTTGGTGCCAACGGCCGCATGTTTTTCTGGTTGCGCGAAGGCTTAGTTGCGGGCGGTGCAGCGCATATTGGCTTCGTGGCACGTAGCCAGGAAGCAGTGAACGCCGCGTACTCAGCCGCCATAGCAGCAGGGGCCATCGACAAGGGCGCACCTTCGGCACGCGCATACTACGACCCTCGCTACTATGCCGCCAACGTGCTGGACCCGGATGGATATAGCCTGGAGTTCGTTTATAAGAGCTGGCAGCACGGAGACCAATAA
- a CDS encoding SDR family NAD(P)-dependent oxidoreductase, whose translation MNIVVITGGSRGIGASTARECARRGLGVILTYNSQQAKAEEVVRQIVEDGGVATALRLDVGDSHSFGSFRSAVERTLSNVWDVTQLAGLVNNAGYGLFNPIDSVTEAQFDGLMNVHLKGPFFLTQALLPLMMEGASIVNLTSATSRVATPGVAPYAAFKGGLEVLSRYMAKEFGERRIRVNAVAPGAIRTELGGGLNEEFEALLASQTALGRVGEPEDVARVIATLLTQDGGWINAQSIEVAGGYII comes from the coding sequence ATGAACATCGTCGTTATCACTGGTGGTAGTCGCGGAATCGGTGCCAGTACCGCCCGGGAATGCGCGCGTCGCGGCCTTGGCGTTATCCTCACTTACAACAGCCAGCAAGCTAAGGCTGAGGAGGTGGTTCGACAAATTGTTGAAGATGGTGGCGTCGCTACCGCCCTCAGACTCGATGTCGGCGATTCGCACAGCTTCGGCAGTTTTCGCAGTGCAGTCGAGCGCACTTTGTCTAACGTCTGGGATGTTACGCAGCTTGCTGGACTGGTGAACAATGCCGGCTACGGCTTGTTCAATCCTATCGACTCCGTTACCGAAGCGCAGTTCGATGGCCTGATGAATGTTCACTTGAAGGGGCCGTTCTTTCTTACGCAGGCGTTATTGCCGCTGATGATGGAGGGGGCCAGCATCGTCAATTTGACCAGCGCGACGTCGCGTGTTGCTACTCCCGGGGTGGCACCCTACGCTGCCTTCAAGGGGGGACTTGAGGTCCTGAGCAGATACATGGCCAAGGAATTTGGTGAGCGACGTATTCGCGTCAACGCGGTCGCTCCTGGTGCTATTCGAACAGAACTCGGCGGTGGTCTAAATGAAGAATTTGAAGCTCTGCTGGCATCCCAGACCGCGTTGGGACGGGTTGGCGAGCCAGAGGACGTTGCGCGTGTAATCGCGACACTACTCACGCAGGACGGTGGCTGGATAAATGCGCAATCCATTGAAGTCGCCGGCGGTTACATTATCTGA
- the argE gene encoding acetylornithine deacetylase has translation MSPTNSPFPITALAGQSRKPDQHALEILRELIAFDTVSRHSNLQMIDFIQDYLYQRNINARITYDDEHRKANLFATVGQGKRPGIILSGHTDVVPVDGQAWSSDPFVLSERDGRFYGRGACDMKAFIAIALAKVDAILESDSQTPFHLAFSYDEEVGCLGVHRLLADLAQRQLHVLGCIVGEPTNMQMKTGHKGKRAFRCQVTGRSAHSSTPHVAVNAIEYGSELLAFLRAQSRELEQGPHDARFDVPYTTMTTTMFNAGIATNTIPAASEFVFEYRYLPVQDPAPIDRRIRDFIDTVLLPEMREKAEESAIQLQPCIDYPPLETPTGAEIRKIVAAHAAPGEQSKVGFGTEAGIFGKHGIDSVVCGPGDINHAHRPDEFVTAEQLVLCEDFIDSLISDMAARKS, from the coding sequence ATGTCGCCAACCAACTCACCCTTCCCCATCACCGCTCTGGCGGGACAGTCGCGCAAGCCTGATCAGCACGCCCTTGAAATCTTGCGGGAGCTGATCGCCTTCGATACGGTAAGCCGGCATTCCAACCTGCAGATGATCGATTTCATCCAGGACTACCTGTACCAGCGCAATATCAACGCACGCATCACGTATGACGACGAGCACCGCAAAGCGAACCTGTTCGCTACCGTAGGTCAAGGCAAGAGGCCTGGAATCATTCTGTCCGGACATACCGATGTGGTGCCTGTGGACGGCCAGGCATGGAGCTCCGATCCTTTCGTGTTGAGCGAGCGCGATGGCCGCTTCTACGGTCGCGGCGCCTGCGACATGAAGGCCTTCATCGCCATTGCGCTGGCGAAGGTGGATGCCATCCTGGAGTCTGATTCTCAGACGCCTTTTCACCTGGCCTTTTCGTATGATGAGGAGGTCGGCTGCCTGGGTGTGCACCGCTTGCTGGCAGATCTGGCGCAGCGGCAATTGCACGTGCTGGGTTGCATCGTCGGCGAGCCGACCAACATGCAGATGAAGACGGGGCACAAAGGCAAGCGTGCATTCCGCTGCCAGGTCACCGGGCGTAGTGCACATTCATCGACACCGCATGTGGCGGTCAATGCCATCGAGTATGGCAGTGAATTGCTGGCCTTCCTGCGGGCACAGTCGCGCGAGCTGGAACAGGGGCCGCACGACGCCAGGTTCGACGTGCCTTACACCACCATGACCACCACCATGTTCAACGCGGGCATTGCCACCAATACGATTCCGGCAGCATCGGAATTCGTGTTCGAGTATCGCTATTTGCCGGTTCAGGATCCGGCGCCTATCGATCGGCGCATCCGTGATTTCATCGATACCGTATTGCTGCCGGAGATGCGCGAAAAAGCGGAAGAATCAGCGATTCAGTTGCAGCCCTGTATCGACTATCCGCCCTTGGAGACACCAACGGGGGCGGAAATCCGGAAGATCGTGGCGGCCCACGCTGCGCCCGGCGAGCAGAGCAAGGTTGGCTTTGGCACTGAGGCCGGGATTTTTGGAAAACATGGCATCGACTCGGTCGTCTGCGGACCTGGCGACATCAATCACGCGCATCGCCCAGACGAGTTCGTGACGGCAGAGCAGTTGGTGTTGTGCGAAGATTTCATCGATAGCCTGATCAGTGACATGGCTGCGCGCAAATCCTAG